CACTTGCAGCGTCCGTATTTCATTATAGTGAAATTGACATACCGGAATTGAAAGCCTATCTGAGTCAGAACAATATTGCAATAAGGAGTGTATAAGCATGCAAATACAAATAGATCAACTAACCTTTGACGAGAGTGGTCTTATCCCAGCAATCATCCAGGATGCGACCACTGGTGATGTACTGATGCTCGGGTATATGAATCAGGAATCGTTAACAAAAACACTTGAGACAAAGGAAACGTGGTTTTTCAGCCGCTCGCGGCAAACATTATGGAATAAAGGTGCGACATCAGGCAACAGACAAACTGTACAAAGCATAGCATTTGATTGTGATGTGGATTCATTATTGATTCAAGTAGACCCACAAGGTCCTGCCTGTCATACCGGCGAGCCAACTTGCTTTTATCGGGATCTCTTTACAAATAAAAATAAATCAGTCAACCGAAATGTTGTTCATGACGTAACCAACAAGATCAAACAACGTCGCGAAAACCCTGTTGACGGTGCCTATACCACCTATTTGTTTAATGAAGGTATCGACAAGGTTCTGAAAAAAGTTGGCGAAGAAACGAGTGAAGTTATTATTGGTGCAAAAAATAATGATAAACAAGAGGTTGTATGGGAAATTGCCGACCTAACCTATCACACACTTGTATTAATGGAAATGCTCGGGGTATCCATTAATGATATTAAGGCGGAATTGAATGAACGTCACATTCAAAAGGAAGGTAATCAGCGTGAATAAATTTTGGAGTTCTGCTGTTGCACGAACAGAGCCATATGTCCCTGGTGAACAAATAGAGCAAGAAGGTCTTTTGAAACTAAATACCAACGAAAATCCATATCCACCCTCACCAAAGGTAGTAGCGGCAATTCAAGATGAACTGGGACGGAAACTGCATCGCTATCCAACGCCAAGTGTTGATCGTTTACGGGAAAAGATTGCTGAATTTAATCAACTTAATCCGGAACAGGTATTCGTTGGAAATGGCTCAGACGAAGTGCTTGCATTCAGCTTTATGGCCTTTTTTGAACCTGGTAAGACCATCCG
This Virgibacillus phasianinus DNA region includes the following protein-coding sequences:
- the hisIE gene encoding bifunctional phosphoribosyl-AMP cyclohydrolase/phosphoribosyl-ATP diphosphatase HisIE; amino-acid sequence: MSMQIQIDQLTFDESGLIPAIIQDATTGDVLMLGYMNQESLTKTLETKETWFFSRSRQTLWNKGATSGNRQTVQSIAFDCDVDSLLIQVDPQGPACHTGEPTCFYRDLFTNKNKSVNRNVVHDVTNKIKQRRENPVDGAYTTYLFNEGIDKVLKKVGEETSEVIIGAKNNDKQEVVWEIADLTYHTLVLMEMLGVSINDIKAELNERHIQKEGNQRE